DNA sequence from the Armigeres subalbatus isolate Guangzhou_Male chromosome 1, GZ_Asu_2, whole genome shotgun sequence genome:
AGAACACAAGCCACGCGATGTGAATTCAAGGACCGTACTGAAATGGAAATCCTACATCAAATCACGATGGGCGCTAAGGACGAGAGAGTACGCGATAAAGGATTGGAGAATATGATCAACTTGGACGAACTGGTAAATTATGCAGTTAACCGCGAAATACTGATGAAGCAGAAAGAAAAGACAAAGCCATTCGGTAACGAGATTGGACCGGTAGCTGTGGCTGCTGTCCGACAAACACAAATGCAAAGACCAAGATTCAGAAGCGTGCGAGGGAGTTATACCGGTAACCGTACCTTCCGTGAGAGGTCCTTTAACCGAGACAATAGACCGATCAAGCGGGAGACCATGTCCGAATGTGGTCGGTGTGGCTCAGACCGTCATCAAACGGATTCGAATGGATGCTCGGCTCAGAAAGCAAGATGTAATAACTGCGGTCGCAAAGGCCACTTCGCTCGAAAATGTTTCACAAGGCAAACCGTTGAACCCAGATACAACACTCATCGAACTCAAATCACCGAAGAGGCTAACACTCTTGGAAGAGATGCCGAATGGAAGGAGGAGCTGCCCCACCGTCCAGAACCAGGAGAAATGCTCAAGGTAGATGAATAATTTTGTCACTagaactaaaatatattttgtagAATCCTTcaaaatcgtataaaatacttctataaatacacttatttgttttgttctgtTTTCACATTGGTACGTGGTATCTATAGGCAACAATGTCGAATCGGAACAGTGGCACTATCACATGTTTTGTTGACAAAACTCCGATAGACTTTCTCGTTGATTCGGGGGCTTCAATAAATACTGTCACGAACGAAGCATGGCTTGCTCTAAAGGAACAGAAAGCGAAGATATTCAAAACTAAATTTAAATGCGATCGACAATTTAGGGCATACGCAAGCGAAGCACCACTGAGTGTGCTTTTGGTATTCGAAGCATGGATCTCGATCAATGATACAAAGCCGAACGCTTATGCCGAATTTTTTGTAATAGAAGGGGCAAACAAATGCCTTTTGAGCAAAAGGACCGCAGAGGATCTAAAGGTGCTGAAAGTCGGTTTAGACGTCTGCAGGGTGGAACCAGAAATTGACCCCTTTCCGAAGTTCCCAAATATACAGGTGAAGCTGACAATTGACAAGAGCGTGCTTCCGCGGAAATTAGCTTATTTGCGAGTTCCTGCTCCGTTAGAATCACAAGTTGATGCAAAAATTTCTGAAATGCTACGTAGGGATATCATAGAGCGAGTTAATGGACCCCCAGAATGGATTTCTCCTATGGTCGTGGTTCCCAAAGGCAAAACGACGTTCGACTCTGTGTTAATATGCGTTATCCTAACGAAGCTATTCAGCGAGAGCACTATCCGTTACCCGTTATCGACACGTTCCTTAACAAATTGAGGGATCTACCTTTTCTCCAGACTTGACATTACATCTGCGTTCCATCACGTTGAATTGCATCCCGATTCTAGAGCGATAACCACGTTTATGACCGGAAGAGGGCTTATGCGATTTAAAAGGTTGATGTTCGGCATTAACTGTGCGCCTGAGATTTTCAGAGAATAATGTCGGAAATGTTGGCAGGCATTGAAGGCGTCATAGTATACATTGATGACATCGTTATAGCGGGCAGTACAATAGCTGAACACGATGCACGACTTGCAGAAGTACTGGAAGTACTCAAAGAAAACAATGTAAAATTGAACGATGCGAAGTGTTTGTATCGTGTCAAAGAGCTGGAGATTTTGGGCTTCAAGGTCGATGCACTAGGCATTAGTCCATCCAACGATAAAGTTGAAGCAATAAGAACTTTTCGCCAACCTGAAacgaaagaagaagcaagaagtttTTTAGGACTCGTAAACTTTGTAGGACACTTCATACCGAATCTATCCACAAGGAGCGAACCATTGCGACAATACATTCGAGGAGAAGTAAGCGCATATGGAGAAGAACAGCGCAAAGCCTTCGACGACCTTCGAAATGAACTCTCACGTGGTGTTCACAAGCTGGGATTCTACGATCCAAAAGACGTAACCGAAATGTATGTCGATGCTTCCCCAGTGGGCTTAGGAGCTGTTTTGGTGCAGAGAGACAAATCGAAAATACCAAGGGTAATAAGCTTTGCGTCCAAGGGATTAACACCGGCTGAAAAGGTTTACCCACAAACACAGCGCGAGGCATTGGCTGTTGTTTGGGCGGTAGAGAAGTTCTATTTATATCTGTTTGGTTTACACTTCACCGTTTTCACCGACCACAAAACGCTGGAATATATTTACGGAGGAAAACATCGCGATGGTAGACGTGCATGCTCTAGGGCCGAATCGTGGGCGCTCCGTTTATTGCCTTTCGATTTTGAAGTGAAGCATATCCCAGGAGTATCCAACATCTCAGACATACTGTCAAGGCTTTGTCCGGCATCAGCTTCAGCGTTCGCCGACGATTCAGCACCATTTTTGTTCGCTATCGGTGACAACCCACTCGCTATTAGTTTGGatgaaattattgaagaaacGCGTCGAGACGAGATGCTTATTGCCGTAACTAATGCATTACAAACAGATGAATGGCCGAAACACCTGTTTCGATATCAAGCATTCAGAAAAGAGCTTGGTATAATCAAAGGAGTAATTGTTCGCGACGAGAGGATAATTCTTCCAGACAGACTCAGAACTAAAGCGCTAGATATCGCACATCGTGGACACCCTGGTATTGTCACCATGCGTAGGATCCTCCGCGAAAAAGTATGGTGGCCATCGATGGATCGTGATGTGACTAACAGAGTTCAGGAATGTGCAGGATGTGCTACCGTGCGCAACGAGTACCCCCCTGAACCCATGATGAGGAAAGAAATGCCTGAAAGGGCTTGGCAAGAAATTGCGGTAGATTTCTTTACAGCAAAGGAATGTGCAACATTTCTAGTAGTTGTGGATTATTTTAGTCGCTTTCTACAGGTCATTGAAATGAAAAGCACAAATGCCAGCAAAACTATCGAGGCTTTGGAAGAAATATTTTCGCAACAAACCTACCCTGAGACAATCAGAAGCGATAACGGACCTCCGTTTTCTAGCGAGGAGTTTTCGAGGTACTGTTCACAACACAACATTAAACTAATCCGTACAATCCCTTACTGGCCGCAAATGAACGGGTTAGTAGAAAGGCAAAACCAAGGCATTTTAAGAACATTGCGGATTGCGAAGGCAACAAAGACTGACTGGCGGAAGGCACTGAAGGACTATGTATTCATGTATAATACTTCGCCCCATTCAGTAACAGATAAGGCTCCTATGGAGTTGCTAATGGGTCGGCCAGTCAAGAACATGCTACCATCTCTTAGAACGGAGCCAAGATTACGCCTTGAGGAAGATGTAAGGGAGCGAGATGCTATCAGAAAAATGCAAGGAAAATTGTATGCTGATGAGCGAAGACACGCCAAGGCTTCTGAAATCGAGGTTGAGGACACAGTTATGATGAGAAACTATGTCACAGGAAAACTTGAGCCAAAATTCCGTATTCAACTATTCACAGTTATTAAGAAAACTGGAAACGATACGATAATTGCTAATGAAGAAGGACTAATGTATCGAAGGTGCATAACTCATCTACGAAAATGGCCAACTTCAAGATCCACAGAATCAGAAACAGAATTAGCTCCAAGCTCAACCGACGATGTTCATTCCCCTTCAAAGGATTGCGACACTCAATCATCTCCGGTTAATCAGGAACAACCAACTCCGATCGTCCCGGAACAACGAACTCCAGCAAAACGAACTCTTAAAAGACCATACGTCGCAGCGAAGGAGCAACCGAAGCGCTCAAGCAGAAAAATAATTGTTCCACAGCGTTACAGTCCGTAGATGAAACTGTTTGGAGCTTTAGTGTGAATGTAGAGGATAAATTCTGCAAACAAAAAGCAATTAAAGGAAACATTATTTGATAAATCATttacctgttttttttttttctttgctgaCGGAATCCTTTATAATAAAACTAAAACAATACGGCTTTTGATTTTGTGACAGTTCCTGTGTTTGTTTTGGTCGGATTTTGTTGAGTTGACGATTATTGTAATTATGTAATTACAATAACTGAACAAATCCACACACAGGACTGTCATAACAATGAATAAGTATAGATTTATATTAGAGGATGTAATAACACACATCTAAAGAACTGTCAGAACGACCAGAATGGgcaaaaataaacaatgtggATGAAGGGCCTGGAAAGCATTCCAGAATTTCCAGTGAGGTAAAGATTTCGTATAGAGAAGGTACGCGAATTCTAGTACTACACAAGTCGCATATGATTTATGGTATAGATAGACTCGCGGTAGATATAATGCCGTATAAGTTCCAAATGAAAGTAACTATTTAGCTAAGTTCGATTCTTGCTTCAGTTTAATTCGAGGTAGAGAAGGGATGTAGAGTGTAACAAACAACTCAGTGTTCCTTGATAACAACCCTGACTCAAACGTTAGAAATGAAATGAGAGAGTGAGCAACTAGACGGAGAGAGCATCAGGGAAATGAACCGAAACCAGGTAAGAAGGCAGTTGGCTCGGGAGTTGGAAACAAGTAGTTGAGACGAACGGGTGCAAATAGCTCATAAGCCAAATCCCGAATATTCCTGGAAATAATATCCCGGCCATTGGATTCTACAGGGTGGTTTGGCACTAGAGGCTGTTCGAAGTCGGCTTCTTTTACCAGCATCGGTTCCATATGTGATTGACACGCTCCATAAGCTCTACGGTAGACCGGAGATACTGATCAGTTCGCTGCTGAAGAAAGTTAGGAACGTACCTCCACCCAAGGCAGAGAATCTAGCCACAATTGTCACCTACGGTTTGGCGATTCAGAATCTAGTCGACCATATTGTCTTGGCTGATCAACAAGCGCATTTATCAAACCCAATGTTGCTTCAAGAGCTGATCGATAAACTGCCTACATCGTTGAAAATGCAGTGGGGAACCTTCAAGCAAGCCTTTCAGTACGTCAACCTGGCGACATTCAACAGTTTCATGGCAGGGCTGGTAAACCTGGCTTCAGAACTTAGTATTGGTTCTGATACCGCGCAAAATCATCACACACAAGCTCGAACTGAAAGGTTGAAGCATGGGGAAAAGCTGTACACGCATGCCAGCGCCTAGCACGTTTAAGCAGGAAAAGGTGAACCATAAAGAAGAGACTGTTTCTAAAGCCTGCTCGTACTGTGGAAATGCAAGTCATCAGATCCTGAACTGTTCCAGCTTCAAGTCGTTGGACATCGGGGCGAGATGGAAGGCAATGCGTCAGAAGAACTTGTGTCGGTTGTGTCTAGTTCCTCACAAGAAGTGGCCTTGTCGTTCAAAGAAGGAATGTGGTATGGACGGTTGCCGTATTCGTCATCACATGCTGTTGCATAGCAGCCCACCGTACCGAAGCGAGTCTGTTGGTTCACCAAAGTCGGTAAAGACGGTACACCACAATCATCATCACACGAAATCCTTTTCGCTTTTCCGTTATCTGCCAGTTACTCTATATGGCAATGGGAACCATGTCGAAACCTATGCGTTCTTGGATGATGGATCGTCATCGACCTTACTAGAAGAAGCGCTAGTTGCCAAGCTGGGAATTGAAGGAGAACCGGACAACCTCTGGCTAGGCTGGACAGGAAAGATTGGTAGACAAGAgaagaactccaggagaatCAGTGTGAAGATTTGTGGTACCCGTAAGAAGGAATCATTCGAGTTGGGAAACGTACGGACGGTACGGGAGCTCGGACTACCTAGTCAGACATTGGATTACATAGAGATTTGAAAGGTCTATCCTCATCTACAAGGCCTTCCAGTCAACAGTTACGTCAACGCAAAGCCCGGCATGATTATTGGCATCGAGCACGTACACCTGCTCACCAGTTTGAAGATCCGTGAAGGATGTAGGAGTGAGCCAGTAGCCACAAAAACTCGACTGGGCTGGTGCATCTACGGGAGAAATTCGGGAAATGATGAGACCATAGAGCAGTTGAACCTCCACGTCTGTCAAGAAATGAGTAACAGTGAACTGTATAACACTATGAAGAAGTTTTTCGCCGTTGAAGATGCTGTGGTGACGAAGTCGTTACAATCCGAGGAAGATCTGCGAGCTCGCAATATCCTGGAAACAACAACAGTACGTCGAGGAAATCGAATGGAATCTGGCTTGCTATGGCGCAAGGACAACGTTCGTTTTCCGGAAAGCTACAGGATGGCAATGAGTAGGCTTAGGGGATTAGAAAAGCGACTGTCAAAGGATCCAAAACTACGAAGAAGGGTCAATGAACAGATAGAAAGTTACGAGCGAAAGCAGTATATCAGAAAGACATCAGAACTGGAGATGGCAAGCGTTAACGCTCAGCAGATTTGGTATCTGCCATTGGGAGTAGTAATCAACCAGAAGAAGCCCAATAAAATTCGGATGGTTTGGGATGCAGCCGCAAAGTCTGGAGGAGTCTGTTTCAACGATATGCTGTTGAAGGGCCCGGATCTTCTAGTGTCGCTAGTAGACGTACTGCTAAgattcagtcaagcaaatgttGCTGGTTGTTCTGATATCCGGGAAATGTTCCTGAAAATTCTcattcggaatgaagacaggtGGTTTCAATGCTTCCTTTGGAGAGACAGCCCCGAGTCAGCAGTACAAATCTACATGGTCAACGTCGCAATGTTCGGTGCAACATGTTCTCCGTGCATTGCACAGTTCGTAAAGAACACAAATGCAAGCGACTTCGAAGAGCAGTATCCGAGGGCAGTAGAAGCGATAACAAAAAACCACTACGTTGATGACTTCCTCGACAGTGTCACCTCAGTGGATGAAGCAGTGGAACTTGTTGAGCAAGTCAAAGTTATCCACGCAGCAGCAGGATTCCAGTTCGGAAAAATACTTTCCAACGATAAAGCTGTACTGTTCAGGCTCGGTGAAACGGAATCAACTGTTAGTAAATCTCTGCACCTCGACAAAGATGGAACGCATGAACGTGTTCTGGGTGTGGTGTGGGTTCCAACGGAAGATAACTTCACATTCGACTGCAATGGACTGGAGGAAGTACTAGGAATCAACAGCACAATCCCGACGAAGCGTCAAGTCTTGCGCATCGTCATGAGGCTGTACGATTCTCTAGGGTTTGTCGCGCATTTTGTAGTACAGGGGAAAATACTGATGCAGGAAATATGGCGTACCGGCACCAACTGGGATGAACCTATTGTCGAGCAGTTATATGATCTGTGGAAAAGGTGGATTGAGCAGTACAGTAGGATCAGTGAAGTTAAAGTCCCTCGCtgcttcttcggaagtttcttcccAGAGCAGATTAGTGACATACAAGTCCATATATTTACGGACGCAAGTGCAGCAGCATGTGCGTGTGTGGCCTACTTGAGGATTACAGTTGGCGATTGCAGTCAGTGCTCGCTCATAGCAGCAAAAACAAAGGTCGCGCCACTTCGAGCTCTGTCCATCCCACGTTTAGAGTTACAAGCAGCCATGATGGGATCCCGCCTGCTACAAACTATCTGCACAGCACTTACTGTCAACATACATCAGCGTTTCCTGTGGACAGATTCGGCAACAGTTCTAGCATGGCTTCGTTCTGACAATCGTCGTTACCACCAGTTCGTATCCTTCCGTGTAGGCGAGATTCTGTCGCTCACCAGTGTGGATGAGTGGCGTTATGTTCCCTCTCGAGAAAATGTAGCGGATGACGCTACAAAATGGAGCTCTGGACTTTCATTCGATCCTGGTTGCTGTTGGTACCAAGGTCCCCCATTTCTGCAAGATCCAGAAAGTCAATGGCCTGCGGAAAGGCCGGGAAAAGAGGCCGAAGATGCAGCAACAGCCGAGGAAATCAGCGTCATTGCGGTGCATCGGGCTGCCGAGGAAATTATAGACGTTCATCGTTTCTCGAACTGGAACAGACTGCTGCGTGCGACAGCTTACGTTCATCGGGCCATCGCCTCATGGAAACACTTATCGTGCGAGAGGCCGCTCGCAGTCCTTTGTCAAGCCGAATTTGTGAAAGCAGAGATAACTTTGTGGCGTCAGGCTCAAGCGCAAGTGTATTTCGAGGAAGAGCATTCACTAAACGAAGGAGGCAGTATTTCTAAAGGGAGTTCGCTTCGAGCACTTTCACCATTCTTGGACGAAAAAGGTATCCTTCGAGTTGGCGGCAGGATCGATAATGCACCAAATATGCCATACAATGCGAAGCACCCGGTCATATTGCCAAGAAATCACCGTAT
Encoded proteins:
- the LOC134206216 gene encoding uncharacterized protein LOC134206216, producing the protein MGKSCTRMPAPSTFKQEKVNHKEETVSKACSYCGNASHQILNCSSFKSLDIGARWKAMRQKNLCRLCLVPHKKWPCRSKKECGMDGCRIRHHMLLHSSPPYRSESVGSPKSVKTVHHNHHHTKSFSLFRYLPVTLYGNGNHVETYAFLDDGSSSTLLEEALVAKLGIEGEPDNLWLGWTGKIGRQEKNSRRISVKICGTRKKESFELGNVRTVRELGLPSQTLDYIEI
- the LOC134206215 gene encoding uncharacterized protein K02A2.6-like — translated: MSEMLAGIEGVIVYIDDIVIAGSTIAEHDARLAEVLEVLKENNVKLNDAKCLYRVKELEILGFKVDALGISPSNDKVEAIRTFRQPETKEEARSFLGLVNFVGHFIPNLSTRSEPLRQYIRGEVSAYGEEQRKAFDDLRNELSRGVHKLGFYDPKDVTEMYVDASPVGLGAVLVQRDKSKIPRVISFASKGLTPAEKVYPQTQREALAVVWAVEKFYLYLFGLHFTVFTDHKTLEYIYGGKHRDGRRACSRAESWALRLLPFDFEVKHIPGVSNISDILSRLCPASASAFADDSAPFLFAIGDNPLAISLDEIIEETRRDEMLIAVTNALQTDEWPKHLFRYQAFRKELGIIKGVIVRDERIILPDRLRTKALDIAHRGHPGIVTMRRILREKVWWPSMDRDVTNRVQECAGCATVRNEYPPEPMMRKEMPERAWQEIAVDFFTAKECATFLVVVDYFSRFLQVIEMKSTNASKTIEALEEIFSQQTYPETIRSDNGPPFSSEEFSRYCSQHNIKLIRTIPYWPQMNGLVERQNQGILRTLRIAKATKTDWRKALKDYVFMYNTSPHSVTDKAPMELLMGRPVKNMLPSLRTEPRLRLEEDVRERDAIRKMQGKLYADERRHAKASEIEVEDTVMMRNYVTGKLEPKFRIQLFTVIKKTGNDTIIANEEGLMYRRCITHLRKWPTSRSTESETELAPSSTDDVHSPSKDCDTQSSPVNQEQPTPIVPEQRTPAKRTLKRPYVAAKEQPKRSSRKIIVPQRYSP
- the LOC134206214 gene encoding uncharacterized protein LOC134206214, with amino-acid sequence MNADYKTSWPLEPFNDAVNGLDLRREWEEWHRSFELLVEMRNVETQHEKLVLLLTLGGRGLQRIYYNLGPVSDEIQPTPVPIPFMPEEDPEYDNAIKRLQKFFIGKKNDRIELELFRSMRQSSDESFNNFILRLRTQATRCEFKDRTEMEILHQITMGAKDERVRDKGLENMINLDELVNYAVNREILMKQKEKTKPFGNEIGPVAVAAVRQTQMQRPRFRSVRGSYTGNRTFRERSFNRDNRPIKRETMSECGRCGSDRHQTDSNGCSAQKARCNNCGRKGHFARKCFTRQTVEPRYNTHRTQITEEANTLGRDAEWKEELPHRPEPGEMLKATMSNRNSGTITCFVDKTPIDFLVDSGASINTVTNEAWLALKEQKAKIFKTKFKCDRQFRAYASEAPLSVLLVFEAWISINDTKPNAYAEFFVIEGANKCLLSKRTAEDLKVLKVGLDVCRVEPEIDPFPKFPNIQVKLTIDKSVLPRKLAYLRVPAPLESQVDAKISEMLRRDIIERVNGPPEWISPMVVVPKGKTTFDSVLICVILTKLFSESTIRYPLSTRSLTN